In the genome of Pyrobaculum islandicum DSM 4184, the window CGCTTTATTCTATTGTTAATAGCTTGTAATGCGCGCATTAGGAATTCCACCGCTTTATCTCTTCTCAATGTTACCGCAACGCCGATAGGTTCGCCTTTTTTTATGCCGAAGTCTTTTATAGTACGTTTTGCTCTTCTCTTGGATGGCTCAGCTCCTGTCAGTTCCTTAAGCAAACTGGCGGCTTTTTCTAATTTCTCGCCTCCTGTTCCAACGCCTATATTTACTACAACCTTCTCAATAAAAATCCTCTGCATAGGGTGTTCTTTCACTAACACCAACTCCCTCCAATTCGGCATCGAAGGTAGAGCTTCGCTAGATTTAATAAATTTTTTCTAGAAGACAAGTGGAATCTCCTTC includes:
- a CDS encoding 50S ribosomal protein L5, whose amino-acid sequence is MPNWRELVLVKEHPMQRIFIEKVVVNIGVGTGGEKLEKAASLLKELTGAEPSKRRAKRTIKDFGIKKGEPIGVAVTLRRDKAVEFLMRALQAINNRIKRSSFDNRGNVCFGIKEHILLPGVKYDPAVGIWGMDVCVKLAKPGLRVQLRRRRRGKVGKRQLVTREEAIEFFQKVLGVQVD